A window of the Hevea brasiliensis isolate MT/VB/25A 57/8 chromosome 6, ASM3005281v1, whole genome shotgun sequence genome harbors these coding sequences:
- the LOC110648518 gene encoding uncharacterized protein At1g08160-like, protein MANGVTTQPPAEARPAHSNLLRVIAIVILALIVLVGLAVLITWLVIKPKQLVYTIENGTVSNFKLNYNHLNASFDFGIRVRNPNRRISVYYDSIDVSLSYDDQTIAFNTLEPFHQPMGNVTQLKAKIEARDVALSNGLSRDLRLDKASGKVQLDVRIQARTRFKVGIWKSKHKTLRILCPSVVVHFTSAKIAQRTYCDIDY, encoded by the coding sequence ATGGCTAATGGTGTTACTACCCAACCACCAGCTGAAGCCAGGCCAGCCCACTCAAATCTGCTTCGAGTCATTGCTATCGTGATACTAGCCCTGATAGTCCTCGTGGGTCTAGCTGTGCTAATCACTTGGCTAGTAATCAAGCCTAAACAGCTTGTTTACACCATTGAAAATGGTACAGTGAGTAACTTCAAACTCAACTACAACCACCTCAATGCCTCATTTGATTTTGGGATTAGGGTACGTAACCCTAATAGAAGAATCTCTGTATACTACGATTCTATTGATGTTTCTTTATCTTATGATGATCAAACCATTGCCTTTAACACCCTGGAGCCATTTCATCAACCTATGGGAAATGTGACTCAACTGAAGGCAAAGATTGAAGCTAGAGATGTTGCATTGTCTAATGGCTTGTCTAGAGACCTGAGGCTCGATAAAGCATCAGGAAAGGTCCAGTTAGATGTCAGGATTCAGGCAAGAACTCGTTTCAAGGTTGGAATATGGAAGTCTAAGCATAAAACTCTGAGAATTTTATGTCCCTCAGTGGTTGTGCACTTCACCTCTGCAAAGATTGCCCAGAGGACTTACTGTGATATAGACTACTAA